From Gossypium raimondii isolate GPD5lz chromosome 11, ASM2569854v1, whole genome shotgun sequence:
aattaaaaaagaaaaggtaaaatagTCATTGTATATTAAGTCAAAGAATAAATCGATTCTTTTggtaaaaatttaatctatttttactgttaaaaatggGTCTTTGTACGTCGGCATAAGATATACGCGGCACACCATGTGTAATTGTCTGGTTATTTCGCCAACCACATTAGCTTTtgatagtagaaatggataaaaattttaacaaaaaaaactaatttactctttgatcaaATGTTTTTTAagatatgttttctttttttctttttcattttgatcaaacaaaataattaaaaaattataaaacatttagcataatctatatttatttcttaaagcAATTTTAATGACTAATTagcttttatttattgttagaGATTATATATCTTTCAGtatcttaaaatatttgaatctcatatatatatatgaaaaaatgttatttatatacTGTATAAAAGTTTCGATTGAATCTTAACTTGATTGACATGAGCATTGCtgtcaatgtaggaggatgTAGGTTTGGGTGCgatgaaacgcattatccttctatttatgggGTGGGGAAGTGCTACGGGTAGTTCTAGATATTATGTCAAAAATAGTAGATGTGATCAAAACCTATAAcgagattaataaaaaaaagcagTATAAAAGAGTAGCAGTTAAAATCTTTTGTCGACAACTCAACAATTAAAGTTCAAACCTTGTTAATGTAATTTCCTCTcctgtaaattatattataaactaaaataaaataaaattatctttaaaatattaaatatattattcattttttcatATTATCACTCAAATTCAGATCACATTAATGATAACTttccttataattttatattcatgtattgagggtaaactataaaaatagtcatttttgtttgcaTCAAATTACTTTTTGGTCGCTTATGTTTggaatgttacattttagtaacttacgttattattttgttacgaagtggttaGTTGTTGTTAAGCTCCGTTACTTCCCTAATGACAATCCTACGTGgtagtccaaatgggttttaaatgccaacttaaATGTCTAATTGGGACGAGAATAtgtctttaattaaataaatttaattaattagatattttaaattaattacaccttgaattggaaaagaaaaactgtttgtctcctttttcttttagttttcttttccattttgacTGAAAAACTATTCACATCCTAGTTgaacatccaagttggcatttaaaacccatttgaaTTGCCATATAGGAttgccgttagggaggtaacggagcttaTAACAGTAGAGTGACTACTTCGTCACAAaatgataacataagtgactaaaatgtaatccgaATCAAACAAAAATGATTACATTAGTTCACccctttatgtatatatttttagtttttaatggAAAACCCCTCATGACTCTCATAATTAACTCATCAATAAGAATTAATGTCTAAGGTTAGCTGTCATGAAGCAAATTCCCTAAATCTCTAGTTGGATAAAAGGAAAGAAGTAGTACCTCAAAAAGTCCAATCAAGTtgaaaattgattaaagaaGAGTATTTTAtacttctttatattttatatttctgtATAATATAAAGAGCTAATTACACTACAATCCTTAAactttataaaacattttaatcacaTTTCAAACTATCAAggttatattaataatgttctTCCATTACTTAAAGAATCTGCTCAATCAAgggatgtaattagaatgttttaaaatttagggaccaatttaaaatgaaagtaTCATAATTTAAGAATGTATAGTACAGTTaactctaaaataaataaaaactcaaacataacgagatttaaacctaaaatactgtaaaatttaactcttaaGCTTTTCCGCTTTATTCGAttcttacataaaattttacatcaaattattttcactcaCATGTAAGTATCCCacaatctaatatatatatatataaatccgAGTTGATATTACACAAACTAACTGCTTcttatacataaattatgatttttatctttatattataCTCAAATTGAGgttttaatctctatactttaatttttataatttaatctttctattattattgttatgctTTAGTCCGAATTATTACCTCCGTTGatgtgatttaaaaaaaatccaaaccaTGAGGATGGGATGATTATTTTAAACCACAcattaacataaatatataattatttattaatataattccattttttaaatgacatacaagattttgaatttttaaaaaaatcacatcaattaatttaaggaattttttaattgatttggactaaagcataataatagaaggatcaaattataagaaattaaaatatatggatTATATGTGTAAGTTGAGTATAGTACGTGGATGAAAATCAAAATTCGAACGTATTCCTCCTATTTACATCTAATGGAACACCAATTCTTAACTGATGATGCTAGGTTTTGGACAAGTTATTAGACCAAACTcttgatctttatttatttatacatacgTATGTATTTATTCAATCCCACAGCTCCACTTAACTAGGAGATAGGCCATGACTGTGATGATGCCTGGCTgcaattcaagaaaaaaaatgttatggatcataaataaataaacgaaaaaaaaatgtatttttgtcGAGAgtctttgaattattattcgTTGAACTCTCGATAATGTTTCAGGAGAAGTTTTGGAAGTACGTAGTTCAATAGCAGATTTGTTTATGGGTTAGATTATCTGTTTAAGCTTAAGGATTCGTCTTAAATTTAAAAGGTTTTAGGTAAAAACattaggctcgaaaaatgagcTTGAACAAAAAATTATGTCCTTTTTAAGTAAGTACAAAGTGTATTAATGTCATGCTTAAATCTGACCCAGCATATGCTATAAATCAAAGGTTTGAACCCTACCAGGCGCACGACGATTTTTGGCttatagtaaaattttagactcataTTTCTAGTCAAACCGGGCTTAGATAAGCATGAAGTgtattaatattatacttaagCCCGATCTAGCCTTGTACCATACCTCCCCCATAATGACCTATATACTATAAGTCAAGGGTTGAAACCCTACTAAACTCATAACGATACTTCCAAATCTTCACCTGAAAGAAACAGTAAGCGGTGTGCATTAAAGCCAAAAAAGAACAACGACAACAAAAAAAAGGTTGTATATACATACTCTATAATATCCCTCCAATAAGGTTCACTTGCTTCACCACCATCCATAAAATCATCCCATTCTTGCAAGGTAGTTGAAGAAGGGTTAGTGATGTTGTTGGTTTCATGGTGATCATCTACAATAGTCGGTCTAGGAGCCATCGGAGGAATAGGCTGAGGAGTAGTATCCAAATTTGGAACATTAACAGGCAGTGATGACGAAGAAGAACCAAATTGATATTCATTGCTAGTGGAACAAGCTTTTGTTGGGTCTTGAGAAGCCATTGTTGTAGGGGTACTAGCTAGAGCTTGAAGCATGTTATGAGACAAATGGAGTGATTTAGCAAGTGTTGCAACAGCATCTGATTGTAACATAAGGGCATTGACGATGTCTAATGGATTGTTAATGAGGTTACTAAAGCTAGCAGCAGCAAGCAACTGGTGTAACCTGGGATCAGTTAATGGTTCGTGAGTTATTGGATCGATCCCCATTTGTATAAGCTTCCTCTTCAAACGTGAGTTCCATAGATTTTTAACCTCGTTATCTGTTCTTCCAGGGAGATGTCTTGCTATTGCAGACCAcctttaaatgttaaaaaaaaaatcatataaataacatatttaaaatatgaatatcgTATTAATGTAACTTTGCGTCAGACGTAACATCAACTCAAATATACGCATCAACAATTTGAATATGATGTAATAACTATAAAtgtgtttatgttttaaatatatttcacattagatttagaataatatttaaGGTCTAAATTGATGGATAGCTGTAAGTAGATGTAATAATGAATTGGGTCGGGTCAAGCCTCAATAGAATTTTAGGTCCGTTTTCTAGGTTCGGCTCgctcatattaaaatttttttatatttttatttttatataaaaataaatttaaaaattataatatatcaaatccattaaaataaatgattcccaacaattgaaaataaatcagaaaaattatttatacttaaataacaccgACATAGATGCAACTTAGAAagcaaatacttttaaaatagtaccaaaattaacaataaaaccagagttatataatatccaaacaataacaacaaaatagttaCAATATAATAGCGAAACGACATCAAAACAGtgacaaaacaacaacaaaaaataacagttttttttttacaaatttgggtCGGGTCGAGCCTGGGCCAAAGAAAACTTACCCAAAACTCGACCCATTTAAAAAACGAGTCTACTCTCCCACTTTTCAGGTGAGCGTTCGGGTTGGACTGAGTGACCTGGCCTATTATTAGGTGTAAGGATCTAAATATACAATTAGGGGTGACTTAGGCAAGAGCCCCAAAATGGAATATTGTCTGTTTAGTTCCCtcataaacaatgaaaaaacatTAGTcctttaataaatgataaatttatattttgacttctcaaaatttataattaaaatttgacccTAAAAGAATTTCTAGATTTACCCTGGATacaatactaatattttaaggactaaattaaaatattttgaagtttagagATCAATTTAAAATGTAGAGATAATTTAAGAATGTTTAGTGCAATTAACCATATTATACACGCATGCAGGGATAATGGATAGATAAGTATAAAAGGTGTGAAGgttatattatgtaattagtTCTTATACTATGTGTGGTTtctaaatttaatccttaaattctaatttgatcatttttagtccttgtacttttctaattttaaaatttcaatccttaCCCAAATTGTAGCCATTAAATTACTGAATTCAACAACTACCATTTGAGGAAGAACTATATATTCAAAGACTAAACCAAATTGgagcttagggactaaactCACAACTCACATAAAATACGagactaataataaaatttgacccAAAAAGGTAATAAGTAAAGAGAGGTTACTTGTTGCCCATAAGTGCATGAAGATCAATGATGAGTTGCTCTTCTTCACTAGAAAAATTGCCTCTCTTAATATTAGGTCTCAAATAATTAGTCCATCGAAGCCTGCAACTTTTTCCACACCTGTTTAAACCAGCTAAAGCTGGTACTGATTTCCATTTGCTATGACCATGTTTCTGAATGTAATCTACAAGAATCCTGTCTTCCTCAGGTGTCCATGGCCCTTTTTTCAGGCCATTTTTATCGTTGCCCTTCATCCCTGCAAAACACAAAAAGCTATCATATGATATGATCATCACAAAAAATGTTGCTCATTTACATTGGTTGAAAGCTCTTCAAACCTTTGAATTGGATTATGGGAGAAGAGAATAATGATGGGATGTAGTTCAAGTGTTGGAATTGTGAGAAAGTGGGGGGCTTCTTTATATAGTGGATGTGTGTGTATGTTCTTTTAGTGTTTATAGTTAATATGGTTATAATATTTATAGGCATTTGACATTTCTTCCATGAGgagattttagttttatttctatGTGATGTGGTCCTAAGAATGTGATTAATaagaatatattattaaaaactatcTATAGTCCCTTCTCAACCTATATAAATAGTAAGACAATCTGCTTTAACGAACTCGAATTCACATCCTCCTGCATTAGCAACAATGCCTATGCTaattgagctaagactcaatccgCAATCTTAcggtaatttttaaaattatctcaATAATTCGGTAGTATTcgaaatgaatttaaaaataaataatttttatgattttgtagtgaaaaaaatatgttataaatataaGGGAAATGTATAAATAATCTGTGATAGATTTTATCTTTTTACGGAAATGTTACTTTCCATCATAATAAATCCTTTATATTCACGTACTAACAAATGTTGAATACAATGATAAGTTAAATTACACTTTCTAAGTTccaaaatgatattatttagagaaatttcaagaaaaaaaaattaacgtAAAACGTAAACCAGAGTTTCATGGTAGCAAGTAAGGTATATGATGGACTTGCTAATCACTAGATTGCATGACATGATTGAAGTAGACATTAAAAAAAGTTGTAGCAAAGTTCAGTTTTATATGGTTCACCAATTTGCTTAAGATTGGATACCACACATTGATTGCATGCAAGTTATTTGACTGATACTAAGAAAATTACACACTACCTTAACTGTTGTTGATTGCATCACTTGTAGCCACTACATTTTGAATAACATTGCATCAAAGTCTATTAgccttaaataaaattaattattaatgaagCCCAAGATATTTGAGGTTAGATTGAAAATGttggaagaaagaaaataaggaaaatttaCATATCTTATAAAGGTAAAGGGATTTCAAGTAGGAAGTTGGAAAAAATTTTCGAGAGccagaattaaattgtatagttttatgagagttaaaatataattctaccattttaataacttatatatttgagaggtcaaaatttaaaattccaatTTAGGGGGTGGAGCTCCTGCCAGCCCTCTACTGTTAATCTTGTTTTCAAGTTTATATAAGGAGCTCGagtatttggtttaaaattagataaattcaAGTGTTAAGCATTGTATTTagatttttcagaaaaaaaaattggagtgTTTGACGGGTATAGTTAAATATTTACTTTGGAGCTTTGGGTCGAGAGAATAGTCTTTGTGTTATAACAATTTTCTCTTTATCTTTCACAATAATCACGATTTTCCTCCAATTTGAGAATTTTTCACGTAAATTCTTATGtgtttatttatctatttcttAACATCGACATATCTTCAAAAGTGGGATTTAGTATTAGAGAGGTTGTATAACCCTTACATACTATATTAACCATAAAGTACTTTTAATATGTGAAGTATAGTTTAGGAAATTGAAGGACAAAAGGAGGAGGAGAAGATACAAGAGAAGTATTGCTCATTAAATTGTATCCCTGGTTTTAATAAGGAATccaacttcttttttttaaatttaaatgtagtTAAAAGCTTAATCAATAGCCTAAGGTCTTCCACAATTGACACCTGTATATTGTTCTTATGAGAATATGATGAGTGAATTCAATTCCAATCCCTctactttttaatattataaaacggttaaatttcaatttaatttctatatttcgctcaaatttaagatttaatctatttactttaattttgattttgatgtaatttactttaatttttataacgCCATTAGTCAGTTTAAATACTTTGTTCTAATTAAAATGGTGGTGTGATTCTTTTAAGAATTCTTTATTAAACTCAGCTTCGTTGCAatgttattgtttttctttttaaattcaaaaggcCACGCCAGCAAATTCaacacaataattttaacagtgttaacaaatgaacctaaattcaaaaagtagaggattaaattcttgaaaataaaagtatggggattaattttcaaatatacgAAGAGTACAAGAACTTTGAGCAAATtgtaacctttaaatttttactctGATTTAGTCAAGAAACAAATACTTAACCCAACGTGAAGCGTGGGTGGAAACCATACtcgttatattttaaatgtgacttttaatatatttaaatgttaacTTTTGATGTTCGTGACATTTCTGGGgttgtaaatgaatcaaacgTTAGCAAACGAGTTTTTGTTCatgttcatttgtttatttttaagtttgtttgtGTTCAGTTTATTTGTGCTCGTTAAGAATCTCAAAGTTGCGTTTgtgttcattttaaaattacGTGTgtacatatttgttttttatgttaaataaacATGTTCATGAACAATAAACATATATCTtaattttagatataaaatataaatagtaataattataccataaataaataaaataggcacacaaaaaataataatttcattaatatatACCAATCGAATAATGAACAagctttaaataatttatgaaatgaacATTACACAAGCATAAACAAGCTTTATTCTTATtcaatttgtttaataaacgaGCCTCGAAATATTATTCATGAATGAACATAAATTGAGTTGTTCATAAATTATTAGTCGACCGTTGTATTTATTTACAAcctaaatatttcaataatcaaatcattgttttatgtttttataaggGACTATTTATAGTTCCTCCCCaattcataaataggaggataatgcgcttcaacgcacTCGGACCCACATCAATATCAATACCAAccgaattaagactcaatcgattAACAACTAATTACAACTATCTAAGATTAAGCTTTACACATGTCATTAAACCAACTGCAGCAAAGATTACAACAACTATTTCTCTCTTCCATCTTTTTGGACTTCATTTACTTTTTCAACTTCTATAAAGAGTAGAAAAATTCAgtctaaaaatcaaattcaaaattaattccattaaaattttaaatataatattttaataaataagttttaaaattttatttatgtccaTTTATTTAGcttagataaataaatataaataaataaaaattgaactatTTATCAAATGCTTTATTCGTTTACATTTtagatattttagatttattttgattaattagtcCAAGCtgaattaattattcatttcaaTGCTTATAACTATTGATTCTACTAAGATTGTTATAACTTAAAACAGAACAATTagacatacaaaattataatcttTTAGCGGTTTAACAATGGcataatcataaatttaatccttaatacttACGTTTTTATCGATTTGACTCTTATTATTTTTGAGCTAAACTTAACCTTTAAGTacatttaaaagagtaaaatcatttttaacaaaaatattaacaaaatattaattttaacaatatttgtGTGTTAGCCCACGTGGTAATCCACGTGCATCTTATATTGACAAGGTCATgtcaacaatattttaaaattataaaatattaaaataaaaattaaaattgagattAATATCaggtaaatttaaatttaaaaaattattatcttatgtataattcaattgaCGTCTCTCGaacattttaaaaacactttttatCGATACATGCTTCAATTGTTAAGAAAAGAACAAAGggtaaattttgggtaaattttggataaattatatatatagtcactcaaatatcattaaatttataatttagttattcAATTTGAAAAGTTACGATTTGATAATTCgattatttgaaattgattatttaagtcACCCACGATTAACTCAGTAAACTACAACAACGTGGATTATTAAATCATTATTCTTCAAATATATTCGAGATAAACTACATCGTTAATCATCTAATTATCGAgaaatttctattttgatcgtataattaaaaatatataaaacaatgaCTATTAAAGTGATGTTGAAAACACAATAGTTGGTAGAagcttaaagaaaaaaaaaccttctaaAAACAAGGTTAGAAGTAGAAGTCCTTAGTCAAAGACCATGATTACCTCTAAGGCTAACTCTATAATTTGGTaagaaatttaaacataataaacatATTAGAGAACCTTCCACGCTATACTTGGATAAGATAAGGCTTTTGTGATCTTTCGTGGTGCAAAGAGATTTTGGTGCCCAtatttctctcatttttttattatatattaataaatatgtttaaaacattagattattaaaataagttttagtCGCTACTCTTTTATACTTTCCTTTTTCCTATTAATCTCGTTATAGGTTTTGAACCTACGTCCTTCTGCATTAGTAATAATGCTCATGTCAATCTAGATAAGACTCAAAACTACCCATAGTTCGTTTTCaatccataaataagaggataacgAGTTTTAGAGTACTCGAACTCTCGTtctcctacattgacaacaatgcccatatcaatcaagctaagactcaatagacgattttttttgtttaattatatagtcattttacttacttaattattgattttttaaagaatattttaagtttttataatttttgcattattataatttcataaaataatttttagatgtttttagaatctttttatttttaaaaattttaaagttttttcttgaacattttcaattctttttatattttatgcatgtttataatctaaaaaagaattaataatttcaaaatatcatcaatctTTTTAAAAGTTTGTCATTGGAAATATAGGCATGGTttagaattttatgattttaataaattttttttgcatagctacaatttcaaatatatattatattttaaaaaaataagttttaatttttttatattttatagaagTTTCTGatgttttagaaaatattttagattttcttttcttttcaatgtaTTACTGTCTTTAGTATGACTTCATAGTTGATATTGATGATGTGACTTCATATTCATAAACTAAAGTGATAATTTCCCCATTGTATAGGTTTGGgataaagttataaatttttcttaaagGGCTATcacaaaagttataaaatttcaagcggtaaaatttaaattctttttataaaatacttaatttgaattattatttttgaagacattataatgtaatttttcatcaattaagaggttaaaaaattaaattagatagtTAATAATTATCAAGAGCAAAAATTGCAATGATCTAAAAGCAAGTGCCGCAATTCTTCTCCTTCCttttttctcctattttcttttaaaattattaaattgggtAAACCGGTTAaaagtatttattatttattgctgttataataaataattatcagtgaagaattattttaatatactaaaatatgatatgatatctcatttttatataattcaaattattaactaaaacccaacatgaaaatatgatatgaaaaataatatatataatatcaatatacgaatatgttaaattttatctaattaaatttattaaaatttatatttatataatacatTGAGTGCTTCATTTAGTTGATATAACGAGTCAATCGGATATTAACTTAAATCCAGTGGCGGAGCTAGAAATTTTGTTTGGGGGgctgaattaaattgtatatttttacgatagtaaaaatgtaatttcaccattttaatagtctatatctttataatttttaaaagattaaatcaaatttccatcattttatAGGGCTGaagtaaaattttaccattactaatttaaaattttataaattataaagggcctaaatataaaattttaagagggGCTGGGCCCTGCCACTCCCCAGCTCCGTCATTACTTAAATCTGTAATAACTTAGATACATTCACCttacaaagtaaattatattagtttgaggatgtttttatcttttatatcttttatataaaaagaactaaatacacgcataatttatttttattttaatttttaaatataattttatttttcactaataatctaataaatataaaatatcatcaaaagaaaggaaatatgTTAGTAGAAAGTGAAATGTTGTAATAATAAATCGTGAATACTTTTTGATATTGGAATAAATAACTATTTATtggagaaaggaaaagaaagatcCGTATAAGTCATTAGTGGATGTGAAGTGTTGTAACTAAAGAAAGGGAAATTTGATTAGTGAAAACTATACTTAGGTTTTTATATTtgctaatattttattatttaaaattaatttagcaataatttttttgtattaaagaGTATAGTAACTTTAACATGTGAATCTATAAAacggtaaaattatttttatttttattatttatataatccaaattatataaaaaaattcaaatccttttAAGTTCACATTATACTTCTAATTAATTAGGTGTACTAATAAAGGAGGaagataaaaaataagttagtcacccatatttttaattaaggaAGAAAGTGATTATATGAAGTTTCTCTTGTGTTTTGTTAGAAGCATAGGGAATCTAGGGTaaccctaaaatagaaaattattatttaagccctttaaaatttttaaaattttaaattaataaaggtaaaattatactttggttccctaaaattataaaaatttaatttaatcattaaaattataaagatataaactattaaaataataaaatttcgttcgcccttaaaatttttttatagctTTGCTCCTAGTTAGAAGTGAtattgaagttaaaattttgatttatttgattttacatAAAGGTTCCAATAACTTGGCTAGATGGAATAGACCAATCATCAATTTCTTCGTTGGCCGGTTTTAAAATAGGGCTCTAGTTCAGAAAAATTGTTATTCAATATAGTTGTTATTTGAGAacaattaatattcaaaataagtatcgttgtttaaaacattattttcaagaaaagcGTCACGATAAACCACTTTTGTTTAGAACAACTtctatgaaaaataattatattaaaaaattttgatattcgAAATTGATCAAAACAATCCGTATTTAGGAACAACtcttatttgttaatttaaaaaaccaACTAGGGGCAAATTTAAACCTTTGAGCTTTATGAGAAAGCTTTTACATTGGTAACTATAGGGTCATTCAATCTAGAGTCGAGTTATCCACTCAAGCCTAAAAACTTACTTGAAATTTAAGAaggtttgattaaaaatattaaacttgaaaatggtcttggataaaaaaaaataggtcCGTTTTAATATGCAAGGCGGACTTAGGCTCAAGCATTAAAGACTTGAGCCTGGCTCGATCTATTTTCTAAGTTTCTaatgtattatattatgttatttttttatattatgtaatttacaACGCATAAATACATTTGGTAGGAgtattatttttcacacattTTATCATATGAGTTAGTATTAAACTAAAGCAATTGATAATATTTAGCCACTCCTACGATTTTTTGTAGCACagagaaggaaaatttttcaCCTGTGTTAAAGCGGTCTTATTTTTTACAAGAGTTATTACCTATCTATCTAATTTCAATTGTAAATCAgtattgaacatatttttatttacatctAACTATTATAATACATGctttataaataaactatttttctCGTGTTATTACAATAGTAACCAAATGagacataaatatataataatatttaatattatgatttaaacatattaaaagaaatattaagttgcctatatataaaattttaataaataaaaatatattaacttaaaaataatataaatgtgattttaaaaataaaaaaatatatgagtGAGTCTAAAATGAGCTTAAGTTAGTAATTTATAAATACGggtaaatttacataaaattttagactcataTTTTGAGCCTAACGagtttaagcaaataaaaagtatattaatattaattatgctTAAATCTGATCCAAATCCATTCGATCCGATCCTTAAACTCGAGTTAACAAAAACATCTTTCATTGGCTTATAAAGTGAGTTCTTGAAAATTGAAATGGGTATAGATTTTGTTTCACACTGATTTACTTAAATCCTCATGATTTTATAATCTTCAAAAGTATGTAATATACAtaccatttaaattaatatttatgtaaattatataattagttatttaattttagtaaattttatttcagtcactaagataaaaaaatcttaaatatagCACCGTCTTTAGATAGTTTTTTAGTCACcgactttaataaatttttatt
This genomic window contains:
- the LOC105761670 gene encoding transcription factor MYB92, with the translated sequence MESNISVKRYGLKKGPWTPEEDRILVDYIQKHGHSKWKSVPALAGLNRCGKSCRLRWTNYLRPNIKRGNFSSEEEQLIIDLHALMGNKWSAIARHLPGRTDNEVKNLWNSRLKRKLIQMGIDPITHEPLTDPRLHQLLAAASFSNLINNPLDIVNALMLQSDAVATLAKSLHLSHNMLQALASTPTTMASQDPTKACSTSNEYQFGSSSSSLPVNVPNLDTTPQPIPPMAPRPTIVDDHHETNNITNPSSTTLQEWDDFMDGGEASEPYWRDIIE